From a region of the Sesamum indicum cultivar Zhongzhi No. 13 linkage group LG3, S_indicum_v1.0, whole genome shotgun sequence genome:
- the LOC105156913 gene encoding beta-D-glucosyl crocetin beta-1,6-glucosyltransferase-like: MDSETTNFRILMFPWLAHGHIFPYLELSKRLLIRKNFHIYLCSTPINFTSINAFIHNNNLSESIHVVPLHLQPSHELPPHYHTTKNLPSDLVFTLIKAFQTAKSSFSDIITTLKPDLVIFDLFQPWAARLASSQGVPAVHFAPLGAATRSYTYHHCLRRHPSGDFPFPELCLRDDRVKKGLDGFFQFLYYNVFEEDEDVMLVNYRLSTDIALLKTSRALEGKYIDYVSAVSDRKLLSVGPLVADVNKDEEEEEKYSDIMEWLSKKKQHSTVYISFGSEYFLSKQEIEEIAKGLELCDANFIWVIRFPLGEKEISVEDALPKGFLERVKERGIVVLGWAPQARILVHHSTATFVSHCGWSSLNESVYFGVPVIGMPVKQNMFIDCRMLVEAGACVEVVRDENGVYKGEEIAKAIKKVVVETSGEGLRQRAQELSEKMKMEEDQELDEVAEGLWQLCLKNKD, translated from the coding sequence ATGGATTCAGAAACAACCAATTTCAGAATTCTGATGTTCCCATGGTTGGCTCATGGCCATATATTTCCCTATCTTGAGCTGTCCAAAAGACTCTTGATCAGGAAGAACTTCCACATATACCTCTGCTCAACTCCCATCAATTTCACTTCAATCAACGCTTTCATTCACAACAACAACTTGTCTGAATCCATACATGTGGTCCCACTCCATTTACAGCCATCCCATGAACTCCCCCCACACTACCACACAACCAAGAATCTCCCCTCAGATCTTGTCTTCACCCTCATCAAAGCCTTTCAGACAGCAAAATCCAGCTTCTCAGACATCATCACTACCCTAAAACCGGACCTGGTCATATTCGATCTCTTCCAACCTTGGGCTGCCAGACTTGCTTCTTCTCAAGGTGTTCCTGCTGTTCATTTTGCCCCACTTGGAGCAGCCACGAGGTCGTATACCTATCACCACTGCCTTCGTCGTCATCCCAGCGGCGACTTTCCGTTTCCAGAACTATGTCTTCGCGATGATCGTGTGAAGAAAGGTTTGGATGGTTTCTTTCAGTTCTTGTACTATAATGTCTTTGAGGAGGACGAAGATGTCATGCTTGTGAATTACAGGTTGTCTACTGATATTGCCCTGCTTAAGACAAGTAGGGCGCTTGAAGGGAAGTATATAGACTATGTTTCTGCTGTTTCCGATAGAAAATTACTATCTGTTGGTCCACTTGTGGCAGATGTTAACAaagatgaggaggaggaggagaagtaTTCAGACATCATGGAATGGCTAAGTAAGAAAAAACAGCATTCAACTGTGTACATCTCTTTTGGGAGTGAGTACTTCTTGTCCAAGCAAGAAATAGAGGAAATAGCAAAAGGGCTTGAGCTTTGTGATGCTAACTTCATATGGGTAATTAGGTTCCCTCTTGGGGAGAAGGAAATTAGTGTTGAAGATGCACTTCCAAAGGGGTTTCTTGAAAGGGTAAAAGAGAGAGGGATCGTCGTGTTGGGGTGGGCCCCACAGGCTAGAATTTTAGTGCATCATAGTACTGCAACTTTTGTGAGCCATTGTGGATGGAGTTCTTTGAACGAGAGCGTATATTTTGGGGTTCCGGTGATAGGTATGCCCgtaaaacaaaatatgtttATAGATTGTCGGATGTTAGTAGAGGCTGGTGCTTGTGTGGAAGTGGTGAGGGATGAAAACGGAGTGTATAAGGGAGAGGAGATAGCGAAGGCGATAAAGAAAGTGGTTGTGGAGACGAGCGGAGAAGGGCTGAGGCAGAGAGCTCAGGAATTGAGTGAGAAGATGAAAATGGAAGAGGATCAAGAATTGGATGAAGTAGCTGAGGGTTTGTGGCAGCTTTGTCTCAAGAATAAAGATTAA
- the LOC105157061 gene encoding beta-D-glucosyl crocetin beta-1,6-glucosyltransferase-like, which yields MPTLMHAFQLSASTFSDIITRLKPDLLIYDGFQPWSAKLASSQGIPAVYFALTGSTAISFFHHLYVHKTSDTFPYPAIYLNEYEKRDLIAQGATIKVQDVDEGFAFGVLKLSCDIVLIKSCCTGIERKYIDYLSTLCKRRIVPVGPLVQENAADHETDSWILNWLSKKSKSSTLYISFGSENYFSKDQIREIAKGLELTKVNFIWVVRSPVGSDQINVEEALPEGFIDRVKERGVLVQEWAPQAAILASPAVAGFMSHCGWSSITESAGFGVEVVRDEKGMFDGEGVGTAVDEVMLGESGERLRKRVRELSEKIKLQEDERCSGVVEELSRICVKKSACS from the exons ATGCCTACCCTCATGCACGCCTTTCAGCTCTCCGCCTCTACATTTTCCGACATAATTACTCGTCTCAAACCCGACCTGCTTATCTACGACGGGTTCCAGCCCTGGTCGGCAAAGCTCGCGTCGTCTCAAGGAATCCCTGCGGTCTATTTTGCTCTAACGGGATCGACTGCCATCTcattttttcatcatttgtATGTGCACAAGACTTCTGATACTTTCCCTTATCCGGCAATATACCTGAATGAGTACGAGAAACGAGACCTGATCGCTCAGGGGGCGACGATCAAAGTTCAAGACGTTGATGAAGGGTTTGCTTTTGGTGTCCTTAAACTGTCTTGCGACATTGTCTTGATAAAGAGCTGCTGCACGGGGATTGAGAGGAAGTACATTGACTATCTCTCCACATTGTGCAAGAGGAGAATTGTGCCTGTTGGTCCActtgttcaagaaaatgcagCTGATCATGAGACTGATTCATGGATTTTGAATTGGCTAAGCAAGAAAAGCAAATCGTCAACTCTATACATCTCATTTGGCAGTGAAAACTACTTCTCCAAGGACCAAATTCGAGAGATAGCAAAAGGGTTAGAGCTGACCAAAGTTAACTTCATTTGGGTGGTTAGATCACCTGTCGGAAGTGACCAGATTAATGTAGAAGAAGCATTGCCTGAAGGGTTCATCGATCGGGTGAAAGAGAGAGGTGTGTTGGTGCAAGAATGGGCACCACAAGCTGCAATCTTGGCAAGTCCAGCGGTGGCTGGATTCATGAGCCATTGCGGTTGGAGTTCCATAACGGAGAGC GCTGGATTTGGGGTGGAGGTGGTGAGGGATGAGAAGGGGATGTTTGATGGAGAAGGGGTGGGAACAGCTGTAGATGAAGTGATGTTAGGGGAGAGTGGAGAAAGGCTTAGGAAGAGAGTTAGAGAGTTGAGTGAGAAAATCAAATTGCAGGAAGATGAAAGGTGTTCTGGAGTAGTAGAGGAGttgtcaagaatttgtgtgaagAAATCAGCTTGTTCTTGA
- the LOC105156911 gene encoding lipase — translation MGTRTLLIVGVFISLFAFSSCRELNVKVKNKHKQQHQFASYNHTLARILVQYASAVYISDLTELFTWTCSRCGGLTEGFEIIELIVDVQHCLQAFVGVAADLNAIVIAFRGTQETSIQNWVEDLYWKQLDSDYPGVDDAKVHHGFYSAYHNTSLKPGILNAVQEAKELYGDIQIMVTGHSMGGAMAAFCGLDLRLSLGEQNVQVLTFGQPRIGNAAFASYYSQVVPNTIRVTNGHDVVPHLPPYYYYFPQKTYHHFPREVWLYNIGFGSLIYTVEKVCDGSGEDPTCSRSVSGNSISDHLTYYGVHMGCDASSGCKIIMDPRVVGYGKTDQEGNLILSRDPSRSILKLKTDESSSS, via the exons ATGGGAACGAGGACTTTGCTGATTGTGGGAGTTTTCATATCTTTGTTTGCGTTTTCTTCTTGCAGAG AATTGAACGTGAAGGTGAAGAACAAGCACAAACAGCAACATCAGTTTGCTTCTTACAATCACACGCTTGCGAGAATTTTGGTGCAATATGCCTCAGCT GTATATATATCTGACTTGACTGAGTTGTTTACTTGGACCTGCTCAAGATGTGGGGGTCTAACTGAG ggttttgaaattatagagCTGATTGTCGATGTGCAACACTGCCTACAG GCATTTGTGGGGGTAGCAGCAGATCTTAATGCCATTGTGATTGCATTCAGAGGAACTCAAGAAACCAG TATACAGAACTGGGTGGAAGATTTGTACTGGAAGCAGCTTGATTCTGATTACCCTGGAGTTGATGATGCAAAG GTGCATCATGGTTTTTATTCTGCTTACCACAACACATCATTGAAACCTGGAATTCTAAATGCTGTTCAAGAAGCAAAGGAGTTATATGGAGACATTCAGATTATGGTAACTGGGCACTCGATGGGAGGCGCAATGGCTGCTTTTTGTGGGCTTGATCTCCGT CTCAGCCTTGGGGAGCAGAATGTTCAGGTTTTGACTTTTGGACAACCAAGGATTGGCAACGCTGCTTTTGCTTCCTACTACAGCCAAGTGGTGCCAAATACCATTCGGGTCACAAATGGACATGATGTTGTACCTCATTTGCCCCCTTACTACTATTATTTTCCTCAGAAGACATATCATCACTTCCCTAGAGAG GTCTGGCTTTACAATATTGGATTTGGAAGTTTGATTTATACAGTTGAGAAGGTTTGTGATGGTTCAGGTGAAGATCCCACTTGTAGCAG ATCTGTGAGCGGGAACAGTATCTCCGATCACTTGACATACTATGGTGTCCATATGGGATGTGATGCATCAAGTGGATGCAAAATCATAATGGATCCTCGCGTTGTTGGTTATGGGAAAACTGATCAAGAGGGCAACTTAATCTTATCCAGGGATCCCTCAAGGTCTATTTTGAAACTTAAAACCGATGAAAGCAGCTCTTCGTAA
- the LOC105156914 gene encoding beta-D-glucosyl crocetin beta-1,6-glucosyltransferase-like, translated as MDSQTTTFRILMFPWLAHGHIFPYLELSKRLLIRKNFHIYLCSTPINFTSINAFIHNNNLSESIQVVQLHLQPSHELPPHYHTTKNLPSDLVFTLIKALQTAKSSFSDIITTLKPDLVIFDVFQPWAARLASSQGVPAVHFAPLGAATRSYTYHHYVRRLPGGDFRFQELCLGDDHEKKSLDGFFQFLYYNVFEEDEDVVFVNYRLSTDIALLKTSRGLEGKYIDYVSAVCHRKLLSVGPLVADVNKDDEEEEKYSDIMEWLSKKKQHSTVYISFGSEYFLSKQEIEEIAKGLELCDANFIWVIRFPLGEKEISVEDALPKGFLERVKERGIVVLGWAPQARILVHQSTASFVSHCGWSSLNESVYFGVPVIGMPMKLNMFIDCRMLVEAGACVEVVRDENGVYKGEEIAKAIKKVVAETSGEGLRQRAQELSEKMKMEEDRELDEVAEGLWQLCLKNKD; from the coding sequence ATGGACTCTCAAACAACTACTTTCAGGATTCTGATGTTCCCATGGTTGGCTCATGGCCATATATTTCCCTATCTTGAGCTGTCCAAAAGACTCTTAATCAGGAAGAACTTCCACATATACCTCTGCTCAACTCCCATCAATTTCACTTCAATCAACGCTTTCATTCACAACAACAACTTATCGGAATCCATACAAGTGGTACAACTCCATTTACAGCCATCCCATGAACTCCCCCCACACTACCACACAACCAAGAATCTCCCCTCAGATCTTGTCTTCACCCTCATCAAAGCCCTTCAGACAGCAAAATCCAGCTTCTCAGACATTATCACTACTCTAAAACCCGACCTGGTCATATTCGATGTCTTCCAACCTTGGGCTGCCAGACTTGCTTCTTCTCAAGGTGTTCCTGCTGTTCATTTTGCCCCACTTGGAGCAGCCACGAGGTCGTATACCTATCACCACTACGTTCGTCGTCTTCCGGGTGGTGATTTTCGGTTTCAAGAATTGTGTCTTGGCGATGatcatgaaaagaaaagtttgGATGGTTTCTTTCAGTTCTTGTACTATAATGTTTTTGAGGAGGACGAAGATGTTGTGTTTGTGAATTACAGGTTGTCTACTGATATTGCCCTGCTTAAGACAAGTAGGGGGCTCGAAGGGAAGTATATAGACTATGTTTCTGCTGTTTGCCATCGAAAACTACTATCTGTTGGTCCACTTGTTGCAGATGTTAACAAAgatgatgaggaggaggagaagtaTTCAGACATCATGGAATGGCTAAGTAAGAAAAAACAGCATTCAACTGTGTACATCTCTTTTGGGAGTGAGTACTTCTTGTCCAAGCAAGAAATAGAGGAAATAGCAAAAGGGCTTGAGCTTTGTGATGCTAACTTCATATGGGTAATTAGGTTCCCTCTTGGGGAGAAGGAAATTAGTGTTGAAGATGCACTTCCAAAGGGGTTTCTTGAAAGGGTAAAAGAGAGAGGGATCGTCGTGTTGGGGTGGGCCCCACAGGCTAGAATTCTAGTGCATCAAAgtactgcaagttttgtgaGCCATTGTGGATGGAGTTCTTTGAACGAGAGCGTATATTTTGGGGTTCCAGTGATAGGTATGCCCATGAAACTCAACATGTTTATAGATTGTAGGATGTTAGTAGAGGCTGGTGCTTGTGTGGAAGTGGTGAGGGATGAAAACGGAGTGTATAAGGGAGAGGAGATAGCGAAGGCCATAAAGAAAGTGGTTGCGGAGACGAGCGGAGAAGGGCTCAGGCAGAGAGCTCAGGAATTGAGtgagaagatgaagatggaaGAGGATCGAGAATTGGATGAAGTAGCTGAGGGTTTGTGGCAGCTTTGTCTCAAGAATAAAGATTAA
- the LOC105156912 gene encoding uncharacterized protein LOC105156912 isoform X2 yields MQAIGVLSKSRRVARVLENPSRSLFNSAERVKSSQQGLAIENADSLPLRRRFHYAALLSANILRSCSQIELNHKKEFIQIPSSSMVMPTRLFSSEAQEIGNDTAETVKTVYDKMLNCIVERRTAPPNAWLWSIAAKCSTHEDIKLLFDILQKLRTFKLSNLRIHDDFNSALCREVTKACVRAGAIDFGMKTLWKHNLFGLTPDIGSAHHLLSYAKQHNDVKLMVKLLKLMKKNDLPFQPGTADIVFSICYSTDRLGLTTKHAKRFVKSGVNLRQTSFDLLMEFAARKADLKSLWKIEKWRSKAMKKHSLSTGFSCAKGFLLEHKPESAAAIIQVLYQTLPEAKRPTVMVELQKLVSEWPLEIIKHQKEDRKAFAAALQNDISALINALPSLGVEANVSMQDLTGKEAVLS; encoded by the exons ATGCAAGCTATTGGAGTACTGTCGAAATCACGCCGAGTGGCTAGGGTTTTGGAAAACCCCTCGCGGAGTCTATTCAACTCGGCGGAACGAGTCAAGTCTTCTCAGCAGGGTTTGGCTATTGAAAATGCTGACTCTCTTCCTCTACGCCGCCGCTTTCACTACGCCGCCTTGCTCTCCG CCAACATCCTTAGAAGTTGTTCACAAATTGAactaaatcataaaaaagaatttatccAAATTCCATCTTCATCAATGGTGATGCCAACTAGACTCTTTTCTTCGGAAGCACAAGAGATTGGAAATGATACTGCAG AGACAGTCAAGACAGTCTATGATAAGATGCTGAACTGTATTGTGGAGAGAAGAACTGCACCTCCAAATGCTTGGTTGTGGTCAATCGCTGCTAAATGTTCTACCCATGAAGATATTAAGCTCCTATTCGATATTTTGCAGAAACTTCGTACATTT AAACTCTCCAATCTTCGGATACACGATGATTTTAACAGTGCGCTTTGCAGGGAAGTTACAAAGGCCTGTGTTCGTGCAGGGGCTATTGACTTTG GCATGAAGACATTGTGGAAgcataatttatttggattgaCTCCTGACATTGGATCTGCACATCATCTGCTG TCATATGCTAAACAGCATAATGATGTGAAACTCATGGTTAAACTATTGAAACTTATGAAGAAGAATGATTTACCTTTTCAACCTGGCACGGCAGATATTGTTTTCAG CATTTGTTATAGCACGGACAGATTGGGTTTGACGACTAAACATGCGAAAAGGTTTGTGAAGTCTGGGGTAAACCTTAGACAGACTTCCTTCGACCTGTTGATGGAATTTGCTGCCAGAAAAG CTGATCTTAAATCCTTATGGAAGATTGAGAAGTGGAGATCAAAAGCTATGAAAAAGCATAGTCTTTCCACTGGGTTTTCCTGTGCTAAG GGTTTCCTTCTTGAGCATAAGCCTGAAAGTGCTGCAGCAATCATTCAAGTACTATATCAG ACTCTACCTGAAGCAAAGAGGCCAACTGTTATGGTTGAACTTCAAAAGCTAGTGAGTGAATGGCCTTTGGAAATTATAAAGCACCAAAAAGAGGACAGAAAG GCATTTGCCGCAGCATTACAAAATGATATTTCTGCACTGATCAATGCTTTACCAAGCTTGGGTGTGGAGGCAAACGTCTCCATGCAAGATTTAACTGGAAAGGAAGCGGTTCTGTCTTAG
- the LOC105156912 gene encoding uncharacterized protein LOC105156912 isoform X1, whose amino-acid sequence MQAIGVLSKSRRVARVLENPSRSLFNSAERVKSSQQGLAIENADSLPLRRRFHYAALLSANILRSCSQIELNHKKEFIQIPSSSMVMPTRLFSSEAQEIGNDTADAETVKTVYDKMLNCIVERRTAPPNAWLWSIAAKCSTHEDIKLLFDILQKLRTFKLSNLRIHDDFNSALCREVTKACVRAGAIDFGMKTLWKHNLFGLTPDIGSAHHLLSYAKQHNDVKLMVKLLKLMKKNDLPFQPGTADIVFSICYSTDRLGLTTKHAKRFVKSGVNLRQTSFDLLMEFAARKADLKSLWKIEKWRSKAMKKHSLSTGFSCAKGFLLEHKPESAAAIIQVLYQTLPEAKRPTVMVELQKLVSEWPLEIIKHQKEDRKAFAAALQNDISALINALPSLGVEANVSMQDLTGKEAVLS is encoded by the exons ATGCAAGCTATTGGAGTACTGTCGAAATCACGCCGAGTGGCTAGGGTTTTGGAAAACCCCTCGCGGAGTCTATTCAACTCGGCGGAACGAGTCAAGTCTTCTCAGCAGGGTTTGGCTATTGAAAATGCTGACTCTCTTCCTCTACGCCGCCGCTTTCACTACGCCGCCTTGCTCTCCG CCAACATCCTTAGAAGTTGTTCACAAATTGAactaaatcataaaaaagaatttatccAAATTCCATCTTCATCAATGGTGATGCCAACTAGACTCTTTTCTTCGGAAGCACAAGAGATTGGAAATGATACTGCAG ATGCAGAGACAGTCAAGACAGTCTATGATAAGATGCTGAACTGTATTGTGGAGAGAAGAACTGCACCTCCAAATGCTTGGTTGTGGTCAATCGCTGCTAAATGTTCTACCCATGAAGATATTAAGCTCCTATTCGATATTTTGCAGAAACTTCGTACATTT AAACTCTCCAATCTTCGGATACACGATGATTTTAACAGTGCGCTTTGCAGGGAAGTTACAAAGGCCTGTGTTCGTGCAGGGGCTATTGACTTTG GCATGAAGACATTGTGGAAgcataatttatttggattgaCTCCTGACATTGGATCTGCACATCATCTGCTG TCATATGCTAAACAGCATAATGATGTGAAACTCATGGTTAAACTATTGAAACTTATGAAGAAGAATGATTTACCTTTTCAACCTGGCACGGCAGATATTGTTTTCAG CATTTGTTATAGCACGGACAGATTGGGTTTGACGACTAAACATGCGAAAAGGTTTGTGAAGTCTGGGGTAAACCTTAGACAGACTTCCTTCGACCTGTTGATGGAATTTGCTGCCAGAAAAG CTGATCTTAAATCCTTATGGAAGATTGAGAAGTGGAGATCAAAAGCTATGAAAAAGCATAGTCTTTCCACTGGGTTTTCCTGTGCTAAG GGTTTCCTTCTTGAGCATAAGCCTGAAAGTGCTGCAGCAATCATTCAAGTACTATATCAG ACTCTACCTGAAGCAAAGAGGCCAACTGTTATGGTTGAACTTCAAAAGCTAGTGAGTGAATGGCCTTTGGAAATTATAAAGCACCAAAAAGAGGACAGAAAG GCATTTGCCGCAGCATTACAAAATGATATTTCTGCACTGATCAATGCTTTACCAAGCTTGGGTGTGGAGGCAAACGTCTCCATGCAAGATTTAACTGGAAAGGAAGCGGTTCTGTCTTAG